Proteins from one Streptomyces sp. NBC_00289 genomic window:
- a CDS encoding 8-amino-7-oxononanoate synthase, which yields MAFGWIDEQARSRRRAGLVRTLRPRPADSPLLDLASNDYLGLARHPEVTEGAARAARTWGGGATGSRLVTGTTELHTRLEHELAEFCGFEAALVFSSGYAANLAAVTALAPHGSLVVSDAGNHASLIDGCRLARGTTQVVAHAEPDAVRKALQTHDGPAVAVSDTVFSVDGDAAPLSALAQVCREYGAGLVVDDAHGLGVIGDGGRGAPHAAGLAGADDVVVTVTLSKSLGSQGGAVLGPARVIDHLVNAARTFIFDTGLAPAAAGAALAALGLLRREPERAARARAVASELHARLTAAGLDAVRPDAAVVSVRAPSPEGAVRWAADCRAAGLAVGCFRPPSVPDGISRLRLTARGDLSGAQIERAVRVIGETRP from the coding sequence GCGCCGCCGCGCCGGACTCGTACGGACCCTGCGCCCCCGCCCGGCCGACTCGCCCCTCCTGGACCTCGCGAGCAACGACTACCTGGGTCTGGCCCGCCACCCCGAGGTCACGGAGGGCGCGGCACGGGCCGCGCGGACCTGGGGCGGCGGCGCGACCGGCTCCAGGCTCGTCACCGGCACCACCGAACTGCACACCCGGCTGGAACACGAACTGGCCGAATTCTGCGGCTTCGAGGCGGCGCTCGTCTTCTCCTCCGGCTACGCGGCCAACCTCGCCGCGGTCACCGCGCTCGCCCCGCACGGCTCGCTGGTCGTCTCCGACGCGGGCAATCACGCGTCACTGATCGACGGGTGCCGGCTGGCCCGGGGTACGACCCAGGTCGTCGCGCACGCCGAGCCGGACGCGGTGCGCAAGGCCCTCCAGACCCATGACGGGCCGGCCGTCGCCGTGTCCGACACGGTGTTCTCGGTCGACGGCGACGCCGCCCCGCTGTCCGCGCTCGCCCAGGTCTGCCGCGAGTACGGCGCCGGGCTGGTGGTCGACGACGCCCACGGTCTGGGCGTCATCGGCGACGGCGGCCGCGGCGCCCCCCACGCGGCGGGGCTCGCGGGCGCCGACGACGTGGTCGTGACGGTCACGCTGTCCAAGTCGCTCGGCAGTCAGGGCGGCGCCGTGCTCGGCCCCGCCCGGGTGATCGACCACCTGGTCAACGCGGCCCGGACGTTCATCTTCGACACGGGCCTCGCCCCCGCGGCGGCGGGCGCGGCCCTGGCGGCACTGGGACTGCTGCGCCGCGAGCCGGAGCGGGCGGCGCGGGCGCGCGCGGTGGCGAGCGAACTGCACGCACGCCTGACCGCCGCGGGTCTGGACGCGGTACGTCCGGACGCGGCGGTGGTCTCCGTGCGCGCGCCGTCCCCGGAGGGGGCCGTGCGCTGGGCGGCCGACTGCCGTGCGGCCGGGCTTGCCGTGGGCTGTTTCCGTCCTCCCTCCGTGCCCGACGGCATCTCACGGCTCAGGCTGACAGCCCGCGGGGACCTCTCCGGGGCGCAGATCGAACGCGCTGTACGTGTGATCGGCGAGACGCGACCATGA
- a CDS encoding DUF397 domain-containing protein: MSALPRNVPSSTALHGVRWLRSSYSTGANNCVETARPITGPGAGLLAVRDSKDPAGPALLFSPESWAGFTTGIGSDHFRHN, encoded by the coding sequence ATGTCAGCTCTGCCTCGTAACGTACCTTCCAGCACCGCTCTGCACGGAGTGCGGTGGCTGCGCAGCAGCTACAGCACGGGAGCGAACAACTGCGTCGAGACGGCTCGCCCGATCACCGGCCCAGGCGCCGGACTGCTCGCCGTACGCGACTCCAAGGACCCGGCCGGACCCGCGCTGCTCTTCTCCCCCGAGAGCTGGGCGGGCTTCACCACCGGGATCGGGTCAGATCACTTCCGTCACAACTGA
- a CDS encoding helix-turn-helix domain-containing protein, translated as MQHGPAVRRRKLGAELRALRTGAALTSGEAARLVGWHQSKVSRIETGASGVKPADVRLLLDAYGVTDSQLRELLVVLAGSDEGGGRHHWWHAYRGVLPPTYRDFISLESQAGTMRTLETSVVPGLLQTPEYARAVTRAAVDGLDDERLHALVEVRLARQDVLRADPPLELSAVLDEAVLRREVGGPGVMTRQLERLVESARLPQVHLQVLPFAAGAHIGITGPFVIFSFSRTSDLDVVVLDHLTSSLYLERKEDLEAYTEAFNALRMYALSPEDSLDYIAQIGGGA; from the coding sequence ATGCAGCACGGTCCCGCGGTACGCCGCCGGAAGCTGGGCGCCGAACTGCGTGCGTTGCGCACCGGTGCGGCGCTCACCAGTGGTGAGGCGGCCCGCCTGGTGGGCTGGCACCAGTCCAAGGTGAGCCGGATCGAAACCGGCGCCAGCGGGGTGAAACCGGCCGACGTGCGGTTACTTCTGGACGCCTACGGCGTGACCGACTCCCAACTACGGGAGTTGCTCGTGGTGTTGGCGGGCTCCGACGAGGGTGGCGGACGGCACCACTGGTGGCACGCGTACCGCGGGGTGCTGCCACCGACCTACCGGGATTTCATCAGCCTGGAGTCCCAGGCCGGCACGATGCGCACGCTGGAGACCTCCGTGGTCCCGGGGTTGCTGCAGACACCCGAGTACGCCCGGGCGGTCACCCGGGCCGCGGTGGACGGGCTGGACGACGAGCGGCTGCACGCACTGGTGGAGGTACGGCTGGCCAGGCAGGACGTGCTGCGGGCGGATCCGCCGCTGGAGCTGAGCGCCGTACTGGACGAGGCGGTGCTGCGGCGCGAGGTCGGCGGTCCCGGGGTGATGACCCGGCAGCTGGAGCGCCTCGTCGAGTCGGCCCGGCTGCCCCAAGTCCACTTGCAGGTACTGCCGTTCGCGGCCGGGGCCCACATCGGAATCACCGGGCCTTTCGTTATCTTCTCATTTTCGCGCACATCTGATCTGGATGTGGTTGTTCTCGACCACTTGACGAGTAGCCTCTACCTCGAACGGAAAGAAGACCTAGAGGCCTACACCGAGGCCTTCAACGCCCTTCGGATGTACGCGCTTTCACCCGAGGACTCGTTGGATTACATCGCCCAAATAGGTGGCGGCGCGTAA
- a CDS encoding ATP-binding protein encodes MADHLEASVTLPSDPASVSAARAYVASTLTEWGLPADTEAADTIRLIVSELATNAVQHTFGRSPTFTVDIALDRDEHLRIGVTDSHPRFPKRLPAAVQQDNGRGMVIIRWLTAEYGGKLRVRPTREGGKTVFIELPWTVPVEPVPAAGQQEP; translated from the coding sequence ATGGCAGACCATCTGGAAGCATCCGTCACTCTGCCGAGCGATCCCGCTTCGGTTTCCGCGGCCCGTGCCTATGTGGCGAGCACCCTGACGGAGTGGGGGCTGCCGGCGGACACGGAGGCGGCCGACACCATCCGGCTCATCGTCTCGGAACTCGCCACCAACGCCGTACAGCACACCTTCGGGCGGTCACCCACCTTCACGGTGGACATCGCGCTCGACCGAGACGAGCACCTGCGCATCGGTGTCACCGACAGTCACCCGAGATTCCCCAAACGGCTGCCGGCCGCCGTCCAGCAGGACAACGGCCGGGGCATGGTGATCATCCGCTGGCTCACCGCGGAGTACGGCGGCAAGCTGAGAGTGCGGCCCACCCGGGAGGGCGGCAAGACGGTCTTCATCGAGCTGCCGTGGACGGTCCCGGTCGAGCCGGTGCCCGCGGCGGGGCAGCAGGAGCCGTAG
- a CDS encoding DUF6328 family protein translates to MADHSPCTARNETPLERADRNFSELLQELRVTQTGVQILFAFLLTLAFTQRFPSLDTFQRATFVATLLLSVLAAALFTAPAALHRSLFQQRAKPRIVQVSSRLAAVGMGVLVLAFTGSVLLVVDVTTNRAGGAAAGGGTLLVCLGLWGLLPRLVRRAGLADERAAAGRPAPARLIPAHREPSAHRETPLRHEPLLRREPPVRRL, encoded by the coding sequence ATGGCCGACCACAGTCCCTGCACGGCACGCAACGAGACGCCGCTGGAGCGCGCGGATCGCAACTTCAGCGAGCTGCTCCAGGAACTGCGCGTCACGCAGACCGGGGTGCAGATCCTCTTCGCGTTTCTGCTGACGCTGGCCTTCACCCAGCGCTTCCCGTCCCTCGACACGTTCCAGCGCGCCACGTTCGTCGCCACCCTGCTGCTGTCGGTCCTCGCGGCCGCGCTGTTCACGGCGCCCGCCGCGCTGCACCGCTCGCTCTTCCAGCAGCGCGCGAAACCGCGCATCGTCCAGGTCTCCTCGCGGCTGGCCGCGGTCGGCATGGGGGTCCTGGTGCTCGCGTTCACGGGTTCGGTGCTGCTCGTGGTCGACGTGACGACCAACCGGGCCGGCGGAGCGGCCGCGGGCGGGGGGACCCTGCTCGTGTGTCTCGGCCTGTGGGGGCTGCTCCCCCGGCTGGTGCGCCGGGCGGGCCTCGCCGACGAGCGGGCCGCGGCCGGGCGGCCGGCCCCGGCCCGGCTGATTCCGGCACATCGCGAGCCGTCCGCACACCGGGAGACGCCCCTACGCCATGAGCCGCTCCTACGCCGTGAGCCGCCCGTACGCCGCCTGTGA
- a CDS encoding C40 family peptidase: MTALNRVPSLMVRAGTASALTIAAVGGSVVIPGVASDAAAATTATKALHIAASKKGSPYKYGAAGPRRFDCSGLTLYSFKKAGKKLPRTAAQQYNKTHHISSRSRKAGDLVFFHSGSSVYHVGIYAGKGKIWHAPKTGDVVRLQKIWTKSVWYGRVS; encoded by the coding sequence ATGACTGCGCTCAATCGTGTCCCGTCGCTCATGGTCCGGGCCGGTACGGCTTCGGCTCTGACCATCGCCGCTGTGGGCGGCTCCGTCGTGATCCCGGGCGTCGCCTCCGACGCCGCGGCCGCCACGACGGCGACGAAGGCACTGCACATCGCGGCTTCCAAGAAGGGTTCCCCGTACAAGTACGGGGCCGCCGGGCCGCGCCGGTTCGACTGCTCCGGGCTCACGCTGTACTCGTTCAAGAAGGCGGGCAAGAAGCTGCCCCGTACGGCGGCCCAGCAGTACAACAAGACGCACCACATCTCCTCCAGGAGCCGTAAGGCCGGAGACCTGGTGTTCTTCCACTCGGGGTCCAGCGTCTACCACGTCGGTATCTACGCCGGGAAGGGCAAGATCTGGCACGCCCCGAAGACCGGGGACGTGGTGCGGCTGCAGAAGATCTGGACGAAGAGCGTCTGGTACGGCCGGGTCAGCTGA
- a CDS encoding ATP-dependent Clp protease proteolytic subunit: MTRPSTRHVPPEFTERPAAGSRATDPFSKMLEARIVFLGTPVDDASANDVTAQLLHLEHRDPDRDISLHINSPGGSFRAMAAIYDTMRFVGCDVETVCLGRAGPSAAVLLAAGTPGKRLALPGAVVTLHQPSPPGPLEGQASDLAIRARELSRARARLEELLVRHTGREPEQVSADIERETIMDARQALEYGLVDRIVAGHPASHTEPGDR; the protein is encoded by the coding sequence ATGACCCGACCGTCCACCCGCCACGTCCCGCCCGAGTTCACCGAACGCCCCGCTGCGGGGAGCAGGGCGACGGATCCGTTCTCGAAGATGCTGGAGGCGCGGATCGTCTTCCTCGGGACGCCGGTCGACGACGCCTCCGCGAACGACGTGACGGCGCAGCTCCTGCACCTCGAGCACCGCGATCCCGACCGGGACATCTCCCTCCACATCAATTCCCCGGGCGGTTCCTTCCGCGCGATGGCGGCGATCTACGACACGATGCGGTTCGTCGGCTGTGACGTGGAGACGGTCTGCCTGGGCCGGGCCGGGCCGTCCGCCGCGGTGTTGCTGGCCGCGGGAACGCCGGGCAAACGCCTCGCGCTGCCGGGCGCGGTGGTCACGCTCCACCAGCCCTCACCGCCCGGCCCGCTGGAGGGTCAGGCCAGTGATCTCGCCATCCGCGCCCGGGAGTTGTCCCGTGCCCGGGCCCGTCTCGAGGAGCTGCTCGTACGGCACACGGGCCGCGAACCGGAGCAGGTGAGCGCGGACATCGAGCGGGAGACGATCATGGACGCGCGACAGGCTCTGGAGTACGGCCTGGTGGACCGCATCGTCGCCGGCCACCCCGCTTCGCACACCGAGCCCGGCGACAGGTGA
- a CDS encoding type II toxin-antitoxin system Phd/YefM family antitoxin: MAYEIPVTQARAELADLINRVVYGGERVVVTRHGKPLVALVSAADLERLEKLQEAPEDQMISAVSGMREVASASRERRHFGITAEHRGSGAS, translated from the coding sequence ATGGCCTACGAGATTCCGGTGACGCAAGCCAGGGCTGAGCTCGCCGACCTGATCAACCGCGTGGTGTACGGCGGTGAGCGCGTCGTCGTGACCCGTCACGGCAAACCCCTCGTCGCCCTCGTTTCGGCCGCCGACCTCGAGCGGCTCGAGAAGCTCCAGGAAGCCCCGGAGGACCAGATGATCAGTGCGGTCTCGGGCATGCGCGAGGTCGCGTCCGCTTCCCGTGAACGCCGGCACTTCGGCATCACGGCGGAGCACCGGGGGTCGGGCGCCTCGTAG
- a CDS encoding urease subunit gamma, whose translation MQLTPHEQERLLIHVAADVAERRRARGLKLNHPEAIALITSHILEGARDGRTVAELMSSGRKLLTRDDVMEGIPEMIHDVQVEATFPDGTKLVTVHDPIV comes from the coding sequence GTGCAACTGACCCCGCACGAGCAAGAGAGGCTGCTGATCCACGTGGCGGCCGACGTGGCCGAGAGGCGTCGGGCCCGCGGGCTGAAGCTCAACCACCCCGAGGCGATCGCGCTCATCACGTCGCACATCCTCGAGGGCGCGCGGGACGGCCGTACGGTCGCCGAGCTCATGTCCTCCGGGCGCAAGCTGCTCACCCGGGACGACGTCATGGAGGGCATCCCGGAGATGATCCACGACGTCCAGGTCGAGGCGACCTTCCCGGACGGCACCAAGCTCGTCACCGTCCACGACCCGATCGTCTGA
- a CDS encoding urease subunit beta, with protein sequence MIPGEILFADGPIVYNEGREVTRLTVLNAADRPVQVGSHYHFAEANPGLDFDRAAARGKRLNIAAGTAVRFEPGIPVDVELVPLAGARVVPGLRGETGGALDA encoded by the coding sequence ATGATTCCCGGAGAGATCCTGTTCGCGGACGGCCCGATCGTCTACAACGAGGGCCGCGAGGTCACCAGGCTGACCGTCCTGAACGCCGCCGACCGGCCCGTCCAGGTCGGCTCCCACTACCACTTCGCCGAGGCCAACCCCGGTCTGGACTTCGACCGCGCCGCCGCCCGCGGCAAGCGGCTGAACATCGCCGCCGGGACCGCGGTGCGCTTCGAGCCCGGCATCCCCGTCGACGTCGAACTCGTCCCGCTCGCCGGTGCCCGGGTCGTGCCCGGCCTGCGCGGGGAGACCGGAGGTGCCCTCGATGCCTGA
- a CDS encoding urease subunit alpha: MPEISRAAYADLFGPTTGDRIRLADTDLLVEIEEDRSGGPGLAGDEAVFGGGKVIRESMGQSRATRAEGTPDTVITGVVIIDHWGIVKADVGVRDGRITGIGKAGNPDTMDGIHPDLVIGPETEIIAGNGRILTAGAIDAHVHFICPQIADEALAAGITTLIGGGTGPAEGSKATTVTPGPWHLARMLEAMEAYPLNFGLLGKGNTVSQDAMLSQIRGGALGLKLHEDWGSTPAVIDASLTVADRTGIQVAIHTDTLNEAGFVGDTLAAIAGRGIHAYHTEGAGGGHAPDIMTVVSEPHVLPSSTNPTRPFTVNTAEEHLDMLMVCHHLNPAVPEDLAFAESRIRPSTIGAEDILHDLGAISIISSDAQAMGRVGEVVMRTWQTAHVMKRRRGALPGDGRADNHRVRRYVAKYTINPALAQGLSREVGSVETGKLADLVLWEPAFFGVKPHLVIKGGQIAYAQMGDANASIPTPQPVLPRPMYGAIGRAPASNSFNFVAPLAIEDGLPERLQLGKRFVAIDSTRGVTKADMRENDARPVVRVDPDSFAVHIDGELVEATPATELPLAQRYFLF; this comes from the coding sequence ATGCCTGAGATCTCGCGTGCCGCGTACGCCGACCTGTTCGGCCCGACCACCGGTGACCGCATCCGGCTCGCCGACACCGATCTGCTGGTCGAGATCGAGGAGGATCGTTCCGGCGGCCCCGGACTCGCCGGTGACGAAGCGGTCTTCGGCGGCGGCAAGGTCATCCGGGAATCCATGGGCCAGTCGCGCGCCACGCGCGCGGAGGGCACCCCGGACACCGTCATCACGGGCGTGGTGATCATCGACCACTGGGGGATCGTCAAGGCCGACGTCGGTGTCCGCGACGGCCGGATCACCGGGATCGGCAAGGCCGGCAACCCCGACACCATGGACGGCATCCACCCCGACCTGGTGATCGGCCCCGAGACCGAGATCATCGCGGGCAACGGGCGGATCCTGACGGCCGGCGCCATCGACGCGCACGTCCACTTCATCTGCCCGCAGATCGCCGACGAGGCTCTTGCCGCCGGCATCACCACCCTGATCGGCGGTGGCACGGGACCCGCCGAGGGCTCGAAGGCGACCACCGTGACGCCCGGCCCGTGGCACCTGGCCCGGATGCTCGAGGCGATGGAGGCGTACCCGCTCAACTTCGGGCTGCTGGGCAAGGGCAACACCGTCTCGCAGGACGCGATGCTCTCGCAGATCCGCGGCGGCGCCCTCGGCCTCAAGCTGCACGAGGACTGGGGCTCGACCCCGGCGGTGATCGACGCCTCGCTGACCGTCGCCGACCGGACCGGCATCCAGGTCGCCATCCACACGGACACCCTCAACGAGGCCGGTTTCGTCGGCGACACGCTTGCCGCGATCGCCGGCCGGGGCATCCACGCCTACCACACCGAGGGTGCGGGCGGCGGGCACGCGCCGGACATCATGACCGTGGTCTCCGAGCCGCACGTGCTGCCCAGCTCGACCAACCCGACCCGGCCCTTCACCGTCAACACCGCCGAGGAACACCTCGACATGCTGATGGTGTGCCACCACCTGAACCCGGCCGTCCCCGAGGACCTCGCCTTCGCCGAGTCCCGGATCAGGCCGTCGACGATCGGCGCGGAGGACATACTCCACGACCTGGGCGCGATCTCGATCATCTCCTCCGACGCCCAGGCCATGGGACGGGTGGGCGAGGTCGTCATGCGGACCTGGCAGACCGCCCATGTGATGAAGCGGCGCAGGGGCGCGCTGCCCGGTGACGGGCGGGCGGACAACCATCGCGTACGTCGCTATGTCGCCAAGTACACGATCAACCCGGCGCTCGCGCAGGGCCTCTCCCGCGAGGTCGGCTCCGTGGAGACGGGCAAGCTCGCCGACCTGGTGCTGTGGGAGCCCGCGTTCTTCGGGGTCAAGCCGCACCTCGTGATCAAGGGCGGCCAGATCGCCTACGCGCAGATGGGCGACGCGAACGCCTCGATCCCCACCCCGCAGCCGGTCCTGCCGCGTCCGATGTACGGGGCGATCGGGCGGGCACCCGCGTCGAACTCCTTCAACTTCGTGGCGCCGCTCGCGATCGAGGACGGGTTGCCGGAGCGGCTTCAGCTCGGCAAGCGGTTCGTGGCGATCGACTCGACGCGTGGGGTCACCAAGGCCGACATGCGGGAGAACGACGCACGGCCCGTGGTGCGCGTCGACCCCGACAGCTTCGCCGTGCACATCGACGGGGAACTCGTCGAGGCGACGCCGGCCACGGAACTGCCCCTGGCCCAGCGCTACTTCCTCTTCTGA
- a CDS encoding urease accessory protein UreF has translation MSRGALLVLADGRFPAGGHAHSGGAEAAVRVGRVTGAASLEEFCRGRLHTAGRVAAALAAAAVLGVNPSALDAAADARTPSPALRVAARRLGRQLTRAARATWPSAELDAVAREFPKGAHQPVVLGLTARAAGLGPDDAAYCAAYECVSGPASATVRLLSLDPFDATRVLARLAPELDRVVDEAVEAARRVVDVGVDALPACSAPLLEISAEAHAAWPVRLFAS, from the coding sequence ATGTCCAGGGGAGCACTGCTGGTCCTGGCCGACGGGCGGTTTCCCGCCGGAGGGCACGCGCACTCCGGCGGGGCCGAGGCGGCCGTCAGGGTCGGCCGGGTGACCGGGGCCGCGAGCCTTGAGGAGTTCTGCCGGGGCCGGCTGCACACGGCCGGGCGGGTCGCGGCGGCGCTGGCCGCGGCGGCCGTACTCGGGGTGAACCCCTCGGCCCTGGACGCGGCCGCCGACGCGCGCACTCCGTCGCCCGCCTTGCGGGTCGCCGCGCGAAGGCTCGGGCGGCAGCTGACGCGGGCCGCGCGTGCGACCTGGCCCTCCGCGGAACTCGACGCGGTGGCGCGGGAGTTTCCCAAGGGGGCACACCAGCCGGTCGTGCTCGGGCTCACGGCGCGGGCGGCCGGGCTGGGGCCCGACGACGCGGCGTACTGCGCGGCGTACGAGTGCGTCAGCGGGCCCGCGAGCGCGACGGTGCGGTTGCTGAGCCTCGATCCCTTCGACGCGACGCGGGTGCTGGCCCGGCTGGCACCGGAGTTGGATCGCGTCGTGGACGAGGCGGTGGAGGCCGCGCGGCGGGTGGTCGACGTCGGTGTCGACGCGTTGCCGGCGTGTTCCGCTCCGCTGCTGGAGATCAGTGCGGAGGCGCACGCGGCGTGGCCTGTGCGTCTGTTCGCGTCCTAG
- the ureG gene encoding urease accessory protein UreG codes for MHLDHSHEGVSAVSADARRPDGLRRALRVGLGGPVGSGKTATVAALCRALREELSLAVVTNDIYTREDAEFLLREAVLPPERITAVETGACPHTAIRDDISANLEAVEDLEDEVGPLDLILVESGGDNLTATFSRGLVDAQIFVIDVAGGDDIPRKGGPGVTTADLLVVNKTDLAPHVGSDLARMAADAKAQRGELPVVFQSLRSEPGVKDVADWVRAQLATWTA; via the coding sequence ATGCATCTTGACCATTCTCACGAGGGCGTTTCCGCCGTCAGTGCCGACGCCCGCCGTCCCGACGGCCTGCGTCGCGCGCTGCGGGTAGGACTCGGCGGGCCCGTCGGCTCCGGCAAGACGGCCACCGTCGCCGCACTGTGCCGCGCCCTGCGGGAGGAGTTGTCGCTCGCCGTCGTCACCAACGACATCTACACACGCGAGGACGCCGAGTTCCTGCTCCGCGAGGCCGTGCTGCCGCCCGAGCGGATCACCGCCGTGGAGACGGGTGCCTGTCCGCACACCGCGATCCGCGACGACATCTCCGCGAACCTCGAAGCGGTCGAGGACCTGGAGGACGAGGTCGGGCCGCTGGACCTGATCCTCGTCGAGTCCGGCGGGGACAACCTGACCGCGACCTTTTCCCGAGGGCTCGTCGACGCGCAGATCTTCGTGATCGACGTGGCGGGGGGCGACGACATCCCGCGCAAGGGCGGGCCCGGGGTCACCACGGCCGATCTGCTCGTCGTCAACAAGACCGACCTCGCGCCCCACGTCGGCTCCGACCTCGCGCGGATGGCCGCCGACGCCAAGGCCCAGCGGGGCGAACTCCCGGTGGTCTTCCAGTCACTCAGGAGCGAGCCCGGGGTGAAGGACGTCGCCGACTGGGTGCGGGCGCAGCTCGCCACGTGGACGGCGTGA
- a CDS encoding urease accessory protein UreD produces the protein MDGVNASGVRATARIVARDDGRGGTSLPVLEGDGPLALRRTRGSGAEARVMLVGAMSGPLGGDHFRVEAGVEDGARLRVGSAAATIALPGQAKGEAHYDVRLTVADGGELHWLPEQLISVRGSDLYVTTHVDLGATARLVLREEQVLGRAGEEPGRLSSRLRLRIAGRTVLDQELACGPGAPGGWDGPAVLAGHRAVGQLLVVRPEFADEPVTARVLGEGAAVVPLAGPAALVTAVAPDALRLRRLLDEAALTF, from the coding sequence GTGGACGGCGTGAACGCGAGCGGGGTGCGGGCCACGGCACGGATCGTCGCGCGGGACGACGGCAGGGGCGGTACGTCCCTCCCGGTCCTGGAGGGCGACGGGCCGCTGGCGCTGCGCAGGACCCGGGGGAGCGGCGCCGAGGCGCGGGTCATGCTGGTCGGCGCGATGAGCGGGCCGCTCGGCGGCGACCACTTCAGGGTCGAGGCCGGTGTGGAGGACGGCGCCCGGCTGCGGGTCGGCTCGGCCGCCGCCACCATCGCCCTGCCGGGACAGGCCAAGGGGGAGGCCCACTACGACGTACGGCTCACGGTGGCCGACGGGGGCGAACTGCACTGGCTGCCCGAACAGTTGATCTCCGTCCGGGGCAGTGATCTGTACGTCACCACGCACGTCGACCTCGGGGCCACGGCGCGGCTCGTGCTGCGCGAGGAGCAGGTGCTCGGGCGGGCGGGCGAGGAACCCGGGCGGCTGTCCTCCCGTCTTCGTCTGCGGATCGCGGGCCGGACCGTGCTCGACCAGGAGCTGGCGTGTGGGCCCGGGGCGCCGGGCGGCTGGGACGGCCCCGCCGTGCTGGCGGGACATCGCGCCGTGGGGCAACTCCTCGTCGTACGGCCGGAGTTCGCCGATGAGCCGGTGACGGCCAGGGTGCTGGGGGAGGGGGCCGCGGTCGTTCCGCTGGCCGGGCCCGCCGCGCTGGTGACGGCGGTGGCGCCGGACGCGCTGCGGCTGCGCCGGCTGCTGGACGAGGCGGCGCTCACTTTCTGA